GTTTTACGACATTACTGGCGCATTACGCGATATGGTGCAAAACCACTTGATGCAAATGCTTTGTATGACTGCGATGGAAGCTCCGGCGAGCTTGGATGCCGATGCCGTGCGCGACGAGAAAGTGAAAGTCATCAAATCTCTGAAACCGCTGACCATCGAATCCGTTAACGAAAATGTTATTCGCGGCCAATATGTTGCAGCAAACGGCATGAACGGCTATCTGGAAGAAGTCAACGTTCCGCAAGACAGCTTTACTGAAACCTATGTCGCCATCAAAGCCGAAATCGAAAACGAGCGTTGGAAAGGCGTACCTTTCTATCTGCGTACCGGCAAACGCATGGCAGGCAAAGTGGCGGAAATCGTGTTGAACTTCCGTCCGCTGCAAAACCATATTTTTGACAACAGCCAACCTGCGCCGAATCGTTTGGTTATTGAACTACAACCGACCGAATCCGTCCGCCTTTACACTCAAGTGAAAACCCCGGGTGCAGGCAACAAAGTTGAAGTTACGCCGATTGGCGTGGACTTGGGTACAGCCGTAGAGGGCAGCCGCGCCGAGGCTTATGAGCGCCTGCTGCTGGACGTGATTAACGGCAAACTTGCTTTGTTCAACCGTCGTGACGAACTCGAAGCCGCTTGGGAATATGTGATGCCTATCCTGGAAAACTGGGCGAACAATACAACGCCTCCACATGCTTACGAAGCCCATTCTTGGGGTCCTGAAGCTGCACGCGCGCTGTTGGCCCGTGACGGCAACAAGTGGCACGAAGAGCAATAATTTTTCTTTCAGACGGCCTTGTTTTCCAACAAAAGGCCGTCTGAAACCATGAAAGGACGAAACATGTTTGTTTGGCACGAACAAGAAAACGCTGCAACTGCCGCGCA
Above is a genomic segment from Neisseria subflava containing:
- the zwf gene encoding glucose-6-phosphate dehydrogenase is translated as MSTQTNFDLVLFGATGDLAMRKLLPCLYQAHVAGLLHPEGRILGVSRSELDTAGFLAKVETNSKIHVKQNFSDEAWASFIQRIEYLKVDVTEKGDFIALGDLVKARKNTENVVIYLSTAPKFFAQACENLAEIGLNADNVRVVLEKPLGTDLASSQQINTDVARYFKEEQIYRIDHYLGKESLQNLLALRFANVMFEPLWNNKYIESVQLTIAEQLGVEERGEFYDITGALRDMVQNHLMQMLCMTAMEAPASLDADAVRDEKVKVIKSLKPLTIESVNENVIRGQYVAANGMNGYLEEVNVPQDSFTETYVAIKAEIENERWKGVPFYLRTGKRMAGKVAEIVLNFRPLQNHIFDNSQPAPNRLVIELQPTESVRLYTQVKTPGAGNKVEVTPIGVDLGTAVEGSRAEAYERLLLDVINGKLALFNRRDELEAAWEYVMPILENWANNTTPPHAYEAHSWGPEAARALLARDGNKWHEEQ